A region of Gracilinanus agilis isolate LMUSP501 chromosome 3, AgileGrace, whole genome shotgun sequence DNA encodes the following proteins:
- the CAVIN3 gene encoding caveolae-associated protein 3, with translation MGEGMPAAEAGERGPVHAVTVVTLLEKLSTMLEAVRERQGGLARRQGGLTGTVRRIQSGLGALSRSHGETSNTLSQLLAKAERVSTHAHAARERAVRRALQVQRLEANHALLVSRGQLHVQLFKEEAEIPARAFQKEPESTGLGEKELGPEALEELEARESSEDDNEPVESRAKRLQRSGLQKVQSLRRALSTRKSKGPAPPPPTPTKPPRLGPSHGIENQPEAVVVAEAEPELEPEPAGIPVEDPESLEARESPMLQVEGAA, from the exons ATGGGGGAGGGTATGCCGGCGGCTGAAGCCGGGGAGCGCGGCCCGGTGCACGCGGTGACGGTAGTGACGCTGCTAGAGAAGCTGTCCACCATGCTAGAGGCGGTGCGGGAGCGCCAGGGAGGCCTGGCCCGGCGGCAAGGCGGCTTGACGGGTACCGTGCGCCGCATCCAGAGCGGCCTGGGTGCCCTCAGCCGCAGCCATGGCGAGACCAGCAACACGCTGTCCCAGCTGCTGGCCAAGGCCGAACGCGTCAGCACGCACGCGCACGCCGCCCGCGAACGCGCCGTTCGCCGAGCACTCCAGGTGCAGCGGCTCGAGGCCAACCACGCACTCCTGGTCTCCCGCGGCCAGCTGCACGTCCAACTCTTCAAG GAGGAGGCAGAAATCCCAGCCAGAGCCTTTCAGAAGGAGCCAGAATCGACAGGACTCGGAGAGAAGGAACTAGGACCAGAGGCGCTAGAGGAGCTAGAAGCCAGGGAGAGCTCAGAGGATGACAATGAGCCGGTGGAATCTCGGGCTAAGCGACTCCAGCGCTCTGGCCTACAGAAGGTGCAGAGCCTTCGTAGGGCATTATCCACCCGAAAGAGCAAAGGCCCTGCCCCACCTCCACCCACTCCCACCAAGCCGCCCCGACTGGGTCCTAGCCATGGCATTGAAAATCAACCTGAGGCAGTTGTAGTGGCTGAAGCAGAGCCAGAGTTGGAGCCAGAGCCAGCAGGGATCCCTGTGGAAGACCCAGAGAGCCTTGAGGCTAGGGAATCTCCAATGCTTCAGGTAGAGGGTGCTGCCTAG